The Fictibacillus arsenicus genome contains a region encoding:
- a CDS encoding lipoate--protein ligase family protein: MEKENWYYIDSGNCEPAINMAMDEALLTWHSEGKIPPVIRFYGWNPATLSIGYFQKVEKEINLDAVKKYNLGFVRRPTGGRGVLHDQELTYSVIVSEDHDAMPQSVTEAYRVISEGIKEGFQGLGLDAYFAVPKTDEEREGLKNPRSAVCFDAPSWYELVVEGRKVAGSAQTRQKGVILQHGSILLDLEEDKLFDLFKYSSDRLRERMQDAFKKKAVAINDLLDSPVTINGAKTAFKKGFEDGLNINLIPYTLTEEQWAEVERIADTRYRNDEWTFRR; this comes from the coding sequence ATGGAAAAAGAAAATTGGTATTACATTGATTCAGGTAACTGTGAACCAGCGATTAATATGGCGATGGATGAAGCTTTATTAACATGGCATAGCGAAGGGAAAATCCCTCCTGTTATCCGTTTTTACGGCTGGAATCCAGCAACCTTGTCCATTGGTTATTTTCAAAAAGTAGAAAAAGAGATAAATCTTGATGCCGTAAAAAAATATAATTTAGGCTTTGTTAGACGTCCAACTGGCGGACGCGGGGTCCTTCATGATCAGGAGCTGACATACAGTGTAATCGTTTCTGAAGATCATGATGCCATGCCGCAATCTGTTACAGAGGCTTATAGAGTTATCTCTGAAGGCATTAAAGAAGGTTTTCAAGGATTAGGACTGGATGCATATTTTGCGGTTCCAAAAACCGATGAAGAGCGCGAAGGTTTAAAAAATCCTCGTTCAGCTGTTTGTTTCGATGCACCTTCCTGGTATGAATTAGTTGTTGAAGGAAGAAAAGTTGCTGGAAGCGCTCAAACAAGACAAAAAGGCGTCATCCTTCAGCATGGTTCTATTTTATTAGATCTAGAGGAAGATAAACTCTTTGATTTATTTAAGTATTCCAGTGACCGTCTGCGAGAAAGAATGCAAGATGCTTTTAAGAAAAAGGCAGTAGCTATTAATGATCTGCTAGATTCACCTGTTACGATTAATGGTGCAAAAACAGCCTTCAAAAAAGGATTTGAAGATGGATTGAATATTAATCTTATTCCCTATACGTTAACGGAAGAACAATGGGCTGAAGTAGAACGTATTGCAGACACAAGATATAGAAATGACGAATGGACTTTTAGAAGATAA